The following are encoded together in the Bos mutus isolate GX-2022 chromosome 3, NWIPB_WYAK_1.1, whole genome shotgun sequence genome:
- the ZMPSTE24 gene encoding CAAX prenyl protease 1 homolog has product MGMWALLDAMWEMPAEKRIFGAVLLFSWTVYLWETFLAQRQRRVYKTTTHVPLELGQIMDSETFEKSRLYQLDKSTFSFWSGLYSEVEGTLILLFGGIPYLWRVSGRFCGYAGFGPEYEITQSLVFLLLATLFSALTGLPWSLYNTFVIEEKHGFNQQTLGFFMKDAIKKFVVTQCILLPVSSLLLYIIKIGGDYFFIYAWLFTLVVSLVLVTIYADYIAPLFDKFTPLPEGKLKQEIEVMAKSIDFPLTKVYVVEGSKRSSHSNAYFYGFFKNKRIVLFDTLLEEYSVLNKDIQEESGMEPRNDGEGDSEEIKAKVKNKKQGCKNEEVLAVLGHELGHWKLGHTVKNIIISQMNSFLCFFLFAVLIGRKELFVAFGFNDSQPTLIGLLIIFQFIFSPYNEVLSFCLTVLSRRFEFQADAFAKKLGKAKDLYSALIKLNKDNLGFPVSDWLFSMWHYSHPPLLERLQALKNSKQD; this is encoded by the exons ATGGGGATGTGGGCATTGCTGGACGCGATGTGGGAGATGCCGGCCGAGAAGCGTATCTTCGGGGCCGTGCTGCTCTTCTCCTGGACAGTGTATCTCTGGGAGACCTTCCTAGCACAGCGGCAG agaCGGGTATATAAAACTACAACTCATGTACCGCTGGAGTTAGGACAGATCATGGATTCAGAAACATTTGAGAAATCTCGACTGTATCAGCTGGATAAAAGTACTTTCAGCTTCTGGTCAGGACTCTATTCAGAGGTTGAAGGCACT CTTATTCTTCTCTTTGGAGGAATTCCGTACCTTTGGAGAGTCTCTGGGCGCTTCTGTGGTTATGCTGGCTTTGGACCAGAATATGAG ATCACTCAGTCCTTGGTGTTTCTGCTGTTGGCTACACTTTTCAGTGCAttgactggtttgccttggagtCTTTATAATACTTTTGTGATAGAAGAAAAGCATGGTTTCAATCAACAG acttTGGGGTTCTTCATGAAAGATGCGATCAAGAAATTTGTTGTGACTCAGTGCATTTTATTACCTGTATCTTCACTTCTactttacattattaaaattgggggagactatttttttatttatgccTGGCTGTTCACACTAGTTGTGTCTCTG GTGCTTGTCACCATCTATGCTGATTACATTGCCCCTTTATTTGACAAATTCACCCCTCTTCCCGAGGGAAAGCTGAAACAAGAAATCGAAGTCATGGCGAAGAGTATTGACTTCCCTTTGACTAAGGTGTATGTTGTTGAAG GATCTAAACGCTCTTCCCACAGCAATGCTTATTTTTATGGCTTCTTCAAGAACAAGCGAATAGTTTTGTTTGACACTCTACTAGAAGAGTATTCTGTACTAAACAAAGACATCCAGGAGGAGTCTGGCATGGAACCCCGCAAtgatggagaaggggacagtgaagaaataaaagctaaagtTAAA AATAAGAAACAAGGATGTAAAAACGAGGAGGTGCTTGCTGTACTAGGCCATGAGCTGGGGCACTGGAAATTGGGACACACAGTCAAAAATATCATTATTAGCCAG ATGAATTCTTTCCTGTGTTTTTTCTTGTTTGCTGTATTAATTGGTCGAAAGGAGCTTTTTGTTGCATTTGGTTTTAATGACAGCCAGCCCACTCTGATTGGACTATTGATCAtcttccagtttattttttcacCTTATAATGAG gttctttcttTTTGCCTAACAGTCCTCAGCCGCAGATTTGAGTTTCAAGCTGATGCATTTGCCAAGAAACTTGGGAAGGCCAAAGACTTATATTCTGCTTTAATCAAACTAAACAAAGACAACTTGGGATTCCCTGTTTCTGACTGGTTGTTTTCCATGTGGCATTATTCTCATCCTCCACTACTAGAGAGACTTCAAGCTCTGAAAAATTCAAAACAAGACTGA